One Spinacia oleracea cultivar Varoflay chromosome 4, BTI_SOV_V1, whole genome shotgun sequence DNA segment encodes these proteins:
- the LOC110788022 gene encoding replication factor C subunit 1 encodes MSDIRKWFMKHHDKGNANAAKSAAAKPASDKPSATASETEGQESAARRKTSKYFDKDQEKPKVETQKVEVPAKRKTQKGDGDSHVNTKPSPSPAKKVQKVEEEDDDDDFAPISSKKRSVDASPSKRLKGSSGRGIAKKNVVIDESDDEMDEEKETKTPVKSAGRGRGRGAESAAAATGRGRGRGRGGFMNFGERKDPPHKGEKEVPEGTPDCLAGLTFVISGTLDSLEREEAEDLIKRHGGRVTGSVSKKTNFLLCDEDIGGRKSEKAKELGTPFLTEDGLFDMIRASKKSKSPAQCNSKKPSESTPSSSAKKIQQNVDVKKAGVSSFSANIKAPKSSASPSPAKKKDLSKQGPSLTWTEKYKPKVPNDIVGNQKLVKDLHDWLSHWDEQFSHGNGKRKRQSNSAEKKAVLLSGTPGIGKTTSAKLVSKMLGYEIIEVNASDSRGKANSQISKGIGGSTANSIKELISNKSLGDMDRSKHPKTVLIMDEVDGMSAGDRGGVADLIASIKISKVPIICICNDRYSQKLKSLVNYCALYNFRKPTKQQMAKRLLQIANAEGLKVNEIALEELAERCNGDIRMALNQLHYMSLSMSVIRYDDIRQRLLSSAKDEDISPFTAVDKLFGFNGGKLRMDERIDLSMSDLDLVPLLIQENYINYRPSSVVKDDSGMKRMSSLARVAESIADGDIINVQIRRYRQWQLSQSSCVSSCIVPAALMHGQRETFMPGERNFNRFGGWLGKNSTMGKNLRILEDLHVHMLASSDSYLGRGTLRLDFLTLLSKKLTEPLRVLPKEEAVKNVVEFMDAYSLSMEDYDTLMELSKFQGRTTPSDGILPAVKGALTKAYKEGSSSRVVRTADMITLPGLKKAPKKRIAAILEPVDEIGEVNGDINEEDEEENAEDAEDLDDANGAKRLKLDLESNHAKGIQVQVDLKGAGSSGTKKTQKASAGRGKGGAAEPASGKKGGRGSGTAARKKK; translated from the exons ATG TCAGATATCAGAAAATGGTTCATGAAGCACCATGACAAGGGAAATGCCAATGCTGCCAAGTCAGCTGCTGCAAAACCGGCATCTGATAAACCTTCTGCCACTGCTTCAGAAACAGAAGGTCAAGAAAGTGCTGCCAGAAGGAAAACAAGCAAATATTTTGATAAAGATCAAGAGAAGCCGAAAGTTGAGACTCAAAAGGTGGAGGTGCCTGCCAAAAGAAAGACACAAAAGGGAGATGGGGATTCCCATGTTAACACCAAACCTTCACCTTCACCTGCAAAGAAGGTTCAAAAAGTAGAGGAggaagatgatgatgacgaCTTTGCTCCCATTAGTTCCAAAAAAAGGTCAGTTGATGCTAGTCCTAGCAAAAGACTAAAAGGAAGTTCAGGAAGGGGAATTGCAAAGAAAAATGTGGTCATTGATGAAAGTGATGATGAAATGGATGAGGAAAAGGAGACTAAAACTCCTGTCAAATCTGCTGGGAGGGGTCGTGGTAGGGGAGCTGAATCTGCCGCTGCTGCTACCGGAAGAGGAAGGGGACGTGGACGGGGTGGATTTATGAACTTTGGTGAGAGAAAAGATCCGCCTCACAAAGGAGAAAAG GAAGTTCCTGAAGGCACCCCCGATTGTTTAGCTGGGTTAACTTTTGTAATATCCGGAACACTTGACAG TTTGGAAAGGGAAGAAGCAGAAGATTTGATCAAGAGACATGGAGGTCGTGTTACCGGATCTGTCAGCAAAAAGACG AATTTTCTTTTATGCGATGAAGATATTGGAGGACGTAAATCTGAAAAAGCGAAAGAATTGGG AACACCCTTTCTCACAGAGGATGGTTTGTTTGATATGATCCGTGCATCCAAAAAATCTAAATCACCTGCTCAATGCAACTCAAAAAAACCATCTGAAAGCACCCCGTCATCATCTGCAAAGAAAATTCAGCAGAACGTGGATGTGAAAA AAGCTGGTGTGAGTAGCTTTTCAGCCAACATTAAAGCTCCTAAGTCTTCAGCAAGTCCATCACCTGCTAAGAAGAAGGATCTTTCAAAGCAAGGTCCTTCCTTGACATGGACAGAGAAATACAAGCCCAAAGTCCCAAATGATATAGTTGGCAACCAAAAGCTT GTTAAAGATCTTCATGATTGGTTATCACACTGGGATGAGCAATTTTCACATGGTAATGGAAAGAGGAAAAGGCAAAGCAATTCTGCTGAGAAAAAGGCTGTCTTATTGAGTGGAACTCCTGGCATAGGGAAAACTACCTCAGCAAAGTTAGTCAGTAAAATGCTGGGTTATGAGATAATTGAG GTAAATGCCAGTGATAGTCGTGGAAAGGCTAATTCCCAAATTAGTAAGGGAATTGGTGGAAGTACTGCAAATTCTATAAAGGAGCTTATTAGTAATAAGTCCCTGGGTGATATGGATAG GTCAAAGCACCCCAAGACTGTTCTGATTATGGATGAGGTTGATGGCATGTCTGCGGGTGATAGAGGTGGGGTTGCAGACCTAATTGCAAGCATCAAGATCTCCAAAGTCCCAATTATATGCATTTGCAATGACCGCTACAGTCAGAAATTGAAAAGTCTTGTAAATTATTGTGCGCTGTATAATTTCCGGAAGCCCACAAAACAGCAG ATGGCAAAGAGGTTGTTGCAAATTGCTAATGCTGAAGGGCTTAAAGTGAACGAG ATTGCTTTGGAAGAGTTGGCAGAGAGATGTAATGGAGATATACGCATGGCTTTGAACCAGCTGCATTATATGAGCCTGTCAATGTCAGTTATCAGATATGATGATATTAGACAACGTCTTCTTAGCAGCGCTAAAGATGAAGACATTTCACCATTTACTGCTGTTGATAA GTTGTTTGGTTTTAACGGTGGGAAGTTGAGGATGGATGAACGGATTGACCTGAGCATGAGTGACCTTGATCTCGTTCCTCTTCTTATCCAG gaaaattatattaattatcgGCCGAGTTCTGTGGTGAAAGATGATAGTGGGATGAAAAGAATGAGCTCGCTTGCCCGTGTTGCTGAATCAATTGCTGACGGAGATATTATTAATGTACAAATTAGGAGATACAGGCAGTGGCAGCTCTCTCAAAGTAGTTGTGTTTCTTCCTGCATAGTACC GGCCGCATTGATGCATGGGCAGAGGGAGACGTTTATGCCG GGTGAAAGAAATTTCAATAGGTTTGGTGGTTGGCTTGGGAAGAATTCAACAATGGGAAAGAATTTGAGGATCTTGGAGGATCTCCATGTCCATATGCTTGCATCTAGTGATTCATATTTGGGAAG GGGAACTTTACGTCTTGATTTCCTTACGCTTCTTTCTAAAAAATTAACTGAACCACTCCGGGTTCTTCCTAAG GAGGAGGCTGTTAAAAATGTAGTTGAATTTATGGATGCTTACTCATTAAGTATGGAGGACTATGACACGCTTATGGAGTTGTCTAAATTTCAG GGACGCACAACTCCATCTGATGGTATATTACCAGCAGTAAAAGGTGCTCTAACAAAGGCATATAAAGAAGGTAGCAGTTCACGTGTAGTACGAACAGCAGACATGATCACCCTTCCTGGTTTAAAAAAGGCTCCAAAAAAGAGGATTGCAGCTATTCTGGAGCCTGTTGATGAAATTGGTGAGGTAAATGGTGATATCAATGAGGAGGATGAGGAAGAGAACGCTGAAGATGCTGAGGATTTAG acgATGCCAATGGTGCAAAAAGACTGAAGCTGGATCTCGAGAGTAACCATGCTAAAG GGATTCAAGTCCAAGTGGACTTGAAAGGTGCTGGAAGTTCTGGCACTAAAAAGACACAAAAGGCCTCGGCAGGAAGAGGCAAGGGAGGTGCTGCTGAACCAGCATCGGGAAAGAAAGGTGGTCGTGGATCAGGAACTGCTGCCAGGAAAAAGAAGTAG